Proteins encoded by one window of Psychromonas sp. L1A2:
- a CDS encoding Na+/H+ antiporter subunit G: MTVFVEVVVSILLVFGSIVMLIGSIGLAKLPDYFTRLHAPTKASTLGVACILMASMIYFSFQLGHVDLKEVLISMFLLITAPVAAHMLGKAGLHYKVKMTDNTQNQHLAKKAYLQQHPDDK; encoded by the coding sequence ATGACTGTATTTGTAGAAGTAGTGGTGAGTATATTATTGGTTTTTGGTAGCATTGTTATGCTAATCGGCTCTATTGGCTTAGCAAAACTCCCAGATTACTTTACTCGTTTACACGCACCAACGAAAGCCAGTACGCTAGGGGTTGCCTGTATTTTAATGGCATCGATGATATATTTCAGCTTTCAACTTGGTCATGTGGACTTAAAAGAAGTATTAATCAGCATGTTTTTGCTGATCACAGCACCCGTTGCCGCTCATATGTTAGGGAAAGCGGGTTTACACTACAAAGTAAAAATGACTGATAATACCCAAAACCAACACTTGGCTAAAAAAGCATATTTACAACAACACCCTGATGATAAATAG
- a CDS encoding K+/H+ antiporter subunit F produces the protein MLSVAILIACALICCALALNAWRLIIGPTTPDRIIAVDTMYINSIALIILLGIHQGSAIYYEGALLIAVLGFVSTSAFCKYLLRGDIIE, from the coding sequence ATGTTAAGTGTCGCTATACTGATTGCTTGTGCGTTAATTTGTTGTGCTTTAGCCTTGAATGCTTGGCGTTTAATCATTGGCCCCACGACACCAGACAGAATCATTGCCGTTGATACTATGTACATAAATAGTATTGCGCTGATCATCTTGTTAGGCATTCATCAAGGTTCCGCGATTTATTATGAGGGTGCGTTATTAATTGCGGTTCTTGGTTTTGTAAGTACTTCAGCTTTTTGTAAGTACTTATTACGTGGCGATATTATCGAATAA